The following are encoded together in the Deinococcus soli (ex Cha et al. 2016) genome:
- a CDS encoding amidase, whose translation MTDATSDLPDPQRAWAYRPASPLPGAPDGPLRGLTFSVKDLFGVSGWPLRASTRAPVPDPGVSPLVTRLLALGASAVGKTHLHEIALGITGLNGFGGTDHPGLPGRVPGGSSSGAAVSVALKQVDFALGTDTGGSIRVPAAWCGVVGFKPTKGHPAWPTGGVLPLSVTCDHAGPLARDVATVARVQEALTGRAVPEVAVRGLRVGLWLPDGWVTEDVRAALRDVAGTLSRMGATVQPVDFPEVLDAYSPIVLSEAAHVHRSALRLDDPGFLPFTLASLRQGAALTGTEVQAAHDRRAAYRAQLDDLLTRFDLILAPAVPTSPPAQGQDEVLLPDGPTPLRRAVLRLTAPFSLLGAPVVALPTRTPFVGAQLIAPHGQDDRLLGLARALDRTLDSE comes from the coding sequence GTGACCGACGCCACTTCTGACCTTCCGGACCCGCAGCGCGCCTGGGCGTACCGACCGGCCTCTCCCCTGCCCGGCGCGCCGGATGGGCCGCTGCGGGGGCTGACGTTCAGCGTGAAGGACCTGTTCGGCGTGTCGGGCTGGCCGCTGCGGGCGAGTACGCGCGCGCCCGTGCCGGACCCCGGCGTGAGCCCGCTGGTCACGCGGCTGCTGGCGCTGGGCGCGTCGGCGGTCGGGAAGACGCACCTGCATGAGATCGCGCTGGGCATCACGGGCCTGAACGGCTTCGGCGGGACGGACCACCCCGGGCTACCGGGGCGGGTGCCGGGCGGCAGCAGCAGCGGCGCGGCGGTCAGCGTGGCCCTGAAACAGGTGGACTTCGCGCTGGGGACCGATACGGGCGGCAGCATCCGCGTGCCCGCCGCGTGGTGCGGCGTGGTGGGGTTCAAACCCACCAAGGGGCACCCGGCGTGGCCGACAGGCGGCGTGCTGCCGCTGTCCGTGACGTGTGATCACGCCGGGCCGCTCGCGCGGGACGTGGCGACGGTGGCGCGCGTCCAGGAGGCCCTGACCGGGCGGGCCGTGCCGGAGGTCGCCGTGCGGGGCCTGAGGGTGGGGCTGTGGCTCCCGGACGGCTGGGTCACGGAGGATGTCCGCGCCGCACTGCGGGACGTGGCGGGCACCCTGTCCCGCATGGGCGCGACCGTGCAGCCCGTGGACTTCCCCGAGGTGCTGGACGCGTACTCCCCGATCGTGCTGAGCGAAGCGGCGCACGTGCACCGCAGCGCGCTGCGGCTGGACGACCCGGGCTTCCTGCCGTTCACGCTGGCGTCCCTGCGGCAGGGCGCGGCCCTCACGGGCACGGAGGTCCAGGCCGCCCACGACCGCCGCGCCGCGTACCGCGCGCAGCTGGACGACCTGCTCACCCGCTTCGACCTCATCCTCGCCCCGGCGGTGCCCACCTCGCCCCCCGCGCAGGGGCAGGACGAGGTGCTCCTGCCGGACGGACCCACCCCACTGCGCCGCGCGGTGCTGCGCCTCACCGCGCCGTTCAGCCTGCTGGGCGCGCCCGTGGTGGCCCTACCCACCCGCACGCCGTTCGTGGGCGCGCAGCTGATCGCCCCGCACGGCCAGGACGACCGCCTGCTGGGACTGGCCCGTGCGCTGGACCGTACCCTGGACAGCGAATGA
- the miaB gene encoding tRNA (N6-isopentenyl adenosine(37)-C2)-methylthiotransferase MiaB produces the protein MKAMIVTYGCQMNEYDTHLVQSQLVSFGADIVDSVDVADFVLLNTCAIRGKPVEKVRSLLGDLRKIRARRPLVIGMMGCLAQLEEGQQMARKFGVDILLGPGSLLDIGKALESNERFWGLAFRDELHDHVPPAPAGQLQAHLTIMRGCDHHCTYCIVPTTRGPQVSRHPDDILRELDSLLVAGVQEVTLLGQNVNAYGVDQGARVGGYPSFANLLRLVGRSGVRRVKFTTSHPMNFTEDVAAAMADTPAICEYVHLPVQSGSSRVLRRMAREYTREDYLRHVADIRKHLPHAVLATDIIVGFPGETEEDFQDTLSLYDEVGFDSAYMFAYSPRPGTPSYKHFDDLPREVKTERLERLIARQKEWSARKNAAKVGTIQELLLRGEAHDSGFLEGHTRGNHPTVVPKAVGVTGPGVHLARIEHATPHMMYATLVDSAGNALPELPKLNPEAAALTSPLAMA, from the coding sequence ATGAAGGCAATGATCGTCACCTACGGGTGTCAGATGAACGAGTACGACACGCATCTGGTGCAGTCGCAACTCGTGAGTTTCGGGGCGGACATCGTGGACAGCGTGGACGTGGCCGATTTCGTGCTGCTGAACACCTGCGCCATCCGCGGGAAACCCGTCGAGAAGGTCCGCAGTCTGCTGGGCGACCTGCGCAAGATCAGGGCCCGCCGCCCCCTGGTGATCGGCATGATGGGCTGCCTGGCGCAGCTGGAGGAAGGGCAGCAGATGGCGCGGAAGTTCGGCGTGGACATCCTGCTGGGGCCGGGCAGCCTGCTGGATATCGGGAAGGCGCTGGAGAGCAACGAGCGCTTCTGGGGTCTGGCGTTCCGGGATGAGCTGCACGATCACGTGCCGCCTGCGCCGGCGGGGCAGTTGCAGGCGCACCTGACGATCATGCGGGGGTGTGATCATCACTGCACGTACTGCATCGTGCCGACGACGCGCGGGCCGCAGGTGAGCCGTCATCCGGACGACATCCTGCGGGAACTGGATTCGCTGCTGGTGGCGGGGGTGCAGGAGGTGACGCTACTGGGGCAGAACGTGAACGCGTACGGCGTGGATCAGGGGGCGCGCGTGGGCGGGTACCCGAGTTTCGCGAATCTGTTGCGGCTGGTGGGGCGCAGTGGGGTGCGGCGCGTGAAGTTCACGACGAGTCACCCGATGAACTTCACGGAGGACGTCGCGGCGGCCATGGCCGACACGCCCGCCATCTGCGAGTACGTGCACCTGCCAGTGCAGAGTGGCAGCAGCCGCGTGCTGCGGCGCATGGCGCGCGAGTACACGCGGGAGGATTACCTGCGGCACGTGGCGGACATCCGCAAGCACCTGCCGCACGCGGTCCTGGCGACGGACATCATCGTGGGATTCCCCGGCGAGACCGAGGAGGACTTCCAGGACACCCTGAGCCTGTACGACGAGGTCGGCTTCGACAGCGCGTACATGTTCGCGTACTCGCCCCGCCCCGGCACGCCCAGCTATAAGCACTTCGACGACCTGCCGCGCGAGGTGAAGACCGAGCGGCTGGAGCGCCTGATCGCGCGGCAGAAGGAGTGGAGTGCCCGGAAGAACGCCGCGAAGGTCGGCACCATCCAGGAGTTGCTGCTGCGCGGCGAGGCGCACGACTCGGGCTTCCTGGAGGGCCACACGCGCGGCAACCACCCGACGGTGGTGCCCAAGGCGGTCGGCGTGACCGGCCCCGGCGTGCACCTGGCGCGGATCGAGCACGCCACGCCGCACATGATGTACGCGACACTCGTGGATTCGGCCGGGAACGCCCTGCCGGAGCTGCCGAAGCTGAACCCGGAGGCCGCCGCGCTGACGTCGCCCCTGGCGATGGCCTGA